In Populus trichocarpa isolate Nisqually-1 chromosome 16, P.trichocarpa_v4.1, whole genome shotgun sequence, a genomic segment contains:
- the LOC7484031 gene encoding uncharacterized protein LOC7484031: MSAKASSSQLSVSSSGSGGLSHVYIQHPPLRCNVPGTRGLFYDDGNKLLISPTSDQVFSWKAVPFDPHVAPTSDSISEGPILSIRYSLDAKIIAIQRSSLEIQFFHRETGQNFCHKCKPESDSILGFFWTDCPLCDFVLVKTSGLDLLACDAESKSLNVVETRKLNVSWYVYTHESRLVLLASGMQCKTFNGFQLSSAGIVRLPKFEMVMAKSEANSKPVLADEDVYIATIYGRIYCLQIDRIAMLLHSYRFYRDAVVQQGSLPIYSNKVAVSVVDNVLLIHQVGAKVVILYDIFADSRSPISAPLPLLFRGFPRSNTSSSRSTAKDIEIPEASISDSEAIIYGDDWTFLVPDLICDVSNELLWKIHLDLEAISASSSEAPSVLEFLQRRKLEASKAKQLCLAITRNVILERRPVSTVAKAIDILLMSYSLSLKTGSYLKGIKTEKTSHSAGTQIGIPRSGASASTGEVDAHGTSTKHQSSAIVDNESPNRSGNSSTSDSEDNTQFNSIKANPKVNKEKLSGGAESSSSEVHPSSLQSQNLGPSNSPLNASVSERQESQLMSPAISTDEMYSLLFAPVEEEMVGDPSYLVAIIVEFLRSASSEKIKVQPNIYVLTIQLLARNERYAELSLFIINKILEPSKEVAMQLLELGRQNSQIRKLGLDMLRQLSLHHDYVLLLVQDGYYLEAMRYARKHKVVTVRPSLFLEAAVSSNDSQLLAAVLRFFSDFTPGFKNTTDCHGYCRILKEMNSDVAV, translated from the exons ATGTCTGCGAAAGCATCAAGTTCGCAGCTTAGTGTTAGTTCAAGTGGGTCTGGAGGGTTGTCGCATGTTTATATTCAGCACCCTCCTTTACGATGTAATGTGCCAGGAACAAGGGGTTTATTTTATGATGATGGAAATAAGCTACTGATCTCTCCAACATCTGATCAG GTATTTTCATGGAAAGCTGTACCCTTTGATCCTCATGTTGCACCTACCTCTGATTCAATAAGTGAAGGGCCTATCCTATCTATACGGTATTCTTTGGATGCAAAGATCATAGCAATCCAGAGATCCAGTCTAGAGATACAGTTTTTTCATAGGGAAACTGGACAAAACTTTTGTCACAAGTGTAAGCCAGAGTCAGATAGTATACTGGGGTTTTTTTGGACAGATTGTCCGCTGTGCGATTTTGTACTAGTAAAAACCAG TGGGCTGGATTTGCTCGCCTGTGATGCTGAATCAAAATCACTTAATGTTGTAGAGACAAGGAAATTGAATGTGAGCTGGTATGTATATACACATGAGAGTCGATTGGTTCTTCTTGCTTCAGGAATGCAATGCAAGACCTTCAATGGATTCCAG CTTTCATCTGCTGGGATTGTTCGCTTGCCAAAGTTTGAGATGGTAATGGCCAAATCTGAGGCTAACAGCAAGCCTGTCCTAGCAGATGAAGATGTCTATATTGCAACCAT CTATGGGAGGATTTACTGCTTGCAAATTGACAGAATTGCAATGCTACTTCATTCTTATAGATTTTATCGAGACGCTGTTGTGCAGCAG GGTTCCTTGCCAATATATTCAAACAAAGTTGCTGTTAGTGTGGTTGATAATGTACTTCTTATCCATCAAGTGGGTGCTAAGGTTGTAATACTCTATGACATATTTGCGGATTCTCGATCACCCATTTCTGCTCCACTTCCCCTACTGTTTAGGGGCTTCCCCAGGTCTAATACTTCTTCCTCTCGATCTACTGCAAAAGATATTGAAATTCCAGAGGCCAGCATAAGTGATTCTGAAGCAATTATTTACGGAGATGATTGGACATTTCTTGTTCCTGACCTTATATGTGATGTTTCTAATGAGCTTTTATGGAAGATCCATTTAGACTTGGAG GCAATTTCTGCAAGCAGCTCTGAAGCTCCATCAGTGCTTGAGTTCTTGCAACGACGGAAGTTGGAAGCTAGTAAG GCCAAGCAGCTGTGCTTGGCAATAACACGCAATGTTATTCTTGAAAGGAGACCAGTGTCCACGGTTGCCAAGGCGATAGATATACTGCTTATGTCTTACTCCCTGTCACTAAAGACAGGCAGTTATCTCAAGGgaataaaaacagagaaaacctCACATTCTGCTGGGACACAAATTGGTATCCCCCGATCTGGTGCCAGTGCATCTACAGGAGAAGTTGATGCACATGGAACATCCACCAAACACCAATCTAGTGCCATAGTTGACAATGAATCTCCGAATAGATCTGGAAACTCCTCAACTTCGGACTCTGAGGACAATACCCAATTCAACTCAATAAAAGCAAACCCGAAAGTGAACAAGGAGAAATTATCAGGTGGTGCTGAGAGTTCTAGCTCTGAAGTTCACCCGTCATCTTTACAATCTCAGAATCTTGGACCAAGCAACAGTCCATTAAATGCTAGTGTTTCTGAAAGGCAGGAGTCTCAACTTATGTCTCCAGCAATTTCAACTGATGAGATGTATAGCTTACTGTTTGCTCCAGTTGAGGAAGAGATGGTGGGGGACCCATCTTACTTGGTTGCCATCATTGTTGAGTTTCTTCGTAG TGCAAGTTCAGAAAAGATTAAAGTTCAACCAAACATCTATGTGCTGACAATACAACTTCTAGCACGCAATGAGCGATATGCAGAACTCTCATTGTTCATCATAAACAAG ATTCTTGAACCCTCAAAAGAAGTTGCAATGCAGCTCCTAGAATTAGGTCGTCAAAATTCCCAGATTAGGAAGCTGGGTCTAGACATGCTGAGACAGCTCTCTTTGCATCATGACTACGTGTTGCTACTAGTTCAAGATGGGTATTATCTTGAAGCCATGCGTTATGCTAGGAAGCACAAG GTTGTGACTGTCCGGCCATCATTGTTTCTTGAAGCAGCTGTGTCTTCCAATGATTCTCAACTCCTTGCTGCAGTGCTGAGATTCTTTTCAGATTTTACTCCAGGATTTAAAAACACTACCGACTGCCATGGATACTGTCGGATTCTCAAGGAGATGAACTCAGATGTAGCTGTTTGA